The Vibrio astriarenae genome contains a region encoding:
- the radC gene encoding RadC family protein yields the protein MPREKLLSHGPTSLTDAELLAIFLRTGTQGMNVLTLADKLLKEFGSLRALFASDQKTFCTHRGLGQAKYVQLQAVLEMTQRYLAETLERGEALSSPTQTKLYLSSLLRDRCREAFFVLFLDNQHRVICDEIMFEGTIDAASVYPREVVKRSLQHNAAALILAHNHPSGIAEPSQADRRITRRLVDALSLVDIRILDHFVVGDGEVVSFVERGWM from the coding sequence ATGCCTCGGGAAAAGTTGTTGTCTCATGGTCCCACTTCACTTACGGATGCAGAGCTATTGGCCATTTTCCTACGAACTGGGACACAGGGAATGAATGTCCTGACTTTGGCAGATAAGTTATTGAAAGAATTTGGTTCACTACGAGCGCTGTTTGCTTCGGACCAAAAGACATTTTGCACTCATCGTGGTTTGGGGCAAGCGAAATATGTGCAACTGCAAGCGGTGCTTGAAATGACCCAGCGTTATCTCGCTGAAACGCTTGAACGAGGAGAGGCGCTATCGAGCCCAACACAAACCAAGCTCTATCTCTCTAGTTTACTGCGTGACCGCTGTCGAGAAGCCTTCTTTGTACTGTTTTTGGATAATCAGCATCGCGTTATTTGCGACGAAATCATGTTTGAGGGCACGATCGATGCTGCATCCGTTTACCCGAGGGAAGTGGTGAAACGCTCTTTGCAACACAATGCCGCGGCATTAATTCTTGCGCACAATCACCCGTCAGGAATAGCAGAACCTAGTCAGGCGGACAGACGAATAACGCGCCGTTTGGTTGACGCGTTATCTCTGGTGGATATCCGTATTCTTGACCATTTTGTGGTGGGTGATGGAGAGGTTGTCTCTTTTGTTGAACGAGGATGGATGTAA
- the rph gene encoding ribonuclease PH, with protein sequence MRPNDRAKDQVRPIKITRNYTAYAEGSVLVEFGNTKVLCNATVEENVPRWLKGQGKGWVTAEYGMLPRATHSRTRREAASGKQGGRTMEIQRLIARSLRAVVDLQAMGEIMVTVDCDVIQADGGTRTASISGASVAMADAFQYLVDNGKLKANPMRGHVAAVSVGILGEDVLCDLEYVEDSAADTDMNVVMTEEGKMIEIQGTAEGEPFSHEELLDLLDSAKKGITEIVAVQKAALAD encoded by the coding sequence ATGCGTCCAAACGATCGTGCTAAAGACCAAGTTCGTCCTATTAAGATTACTCGTAACTACACCGCCTATGCTGAAGGTTCAGTATTAGTAGAATTTGGTAATACGAAGGTTCTTTGTAATGCGACTGTGGAAGAGAACGTTCCTCGTTGGCTGAAAGGGCAAGGTAAAGGTTGGGTAACGGCAGAATACGGTATGTTGCCTCGCGCGACGCACTCGCGCACTCGCCGTGAAGCGGCAAGTGGTAAACAAGGCGGCCGTACGATGGAAATTCAGCGTTTGATTGCTCGTAGCTTACGTGCCGTCGTTGACTTGCAAGCCATGGGTGAAATCATGGTGACTGTCGATTGTGATGTTATTCAAGCCGATGGTGGTACGCGTACTGCCTCTATCTCTGGCGCAAGTGTCGCTATGGCTGATGCATTCCAATACCTCGTCGATAATGGCAAGCTAAAAGCAAATCCGATGAGAGGCCACGTAGCCGCAGTTTCTGTGGGTATTCTGGGTGAAGATGTACTATGTGATTTGGAGTACGTTGAAGATTCTGCTGCCGACACTGATATGAATGTCGTGATGACTGAAGAAGGCAAGATGATTGAAATCCAAGGTACAGCAGAGGGCGAACCGTTTAGCCATGAAGAGCTGCTTGACCTTTTAGATTCGGCGAAGAAAGGCATTACAGAAATTGTTGCTGTGCAGAAAGCTGCACTAGCAGACTAG
- the spoT gene encoding bifunctional GTP diphosphokinase/guanosine-3',5'-bis pyrophosphate 3'-pyrophosphohydrolase — protein MYLFDSLKDVAQEYLTEPQIEALRQSYVVARDAHEGQTRSSGEPYIIHPVAVARILAEMRLDIETLQAALLHDVIEDCDVTKEELEAQFGNAVAELVDGVSKLDKLKFRDRKEAQAENFRKMVLAMVQDIRVILIKLADRTHNMRTLGALRPDKKRRIARETLEIYSPLAHRLGIHNIKTELEELGFEALYPNRYRVLKEVVKTARGNRKEMIQRIHSEIEGRLGEFGVSARVFGREKNLFSIYNKMKTKEQRFHTIMDIYAFRVVVDSPDDCYRVLGQVHSLYKPRPGRMKDYIAVPKANGYQSLHTSMVGPHGVPVEVQIRTEDMDQMADKGVAAHWSYKDKGERSGTTAQVKAQRWMQSLLELQQSAGNSFEFIENVKSDLFPDEIYVFTPKGRIVELPLGATAVDFAYAVHTDVGNSCVGARVDRHPYPLSKALKNGQTVEIISAPGARPNAAWLNYVVTSRARTKIRQVLKTMRREESVTLGRRLLNHALGRHSIDSIYPDNIQEVLTDLRLESVDDLLAAIGLGELMSIVIARRLLGDTDELTTTSSIPSDSNKKLPIRGAEGILLTFANCCHPIPDDHIIAHVSPGRGLVVHRETCPNVRGYQKEPDKYMAVDWSEDYEQEFISELQVDMQNRQGALAELTNVISKTGSNIHGLSTEERDGRLYTVTVLLTTKDRVHLAGIMKRIRVMPDALRVRRRKH, from the coding sequence TTGTATCTATTTGATAGCCTCAAAGACGTTGCCCAAGAATACCTAACAGAGCCTCAAATTGAGGCTCTGCGTCAATCTTATGTGGTAGCGCGCGACGCCCATGAAGGGCAAACCCGCTCAAGCGGCGAACCGTACATCATTCACCCTGTTGCTGTAGCTCGAATCTTGGCGGAAATGCGTCTGGATATTGAAACCCTGCAAGCAGCACTTCTTCATGATGTCATTGAAGACTGTGATGTCACCAAGGAAGAACTTGAGGCACAATTTGGCAACGCCGTTGCTGAGTTGGTAGATGGTGTCTCTAAGCTCGACAAGCTCAAATTCCGCGATAGAAAAGAAGCCCAAGCAGAGAACTTTCGTAAGATGGTTCTGGCAATGGTGCAAGACATTCGTGTCATTCTTATCAAACTCGCAGACCGCACGCACAACATGCGTACACTGGGAGCACTACGCCCAGACAAGAAACGTCGTATTGCACGTGAAACCCTCGAAATCTATTCTCCACTGGCACACCGCTTAGGTATCCATAACATCAAAACCGAGCTTGAAGAGTTAGGCTTTGAAGCGTTATATCCAAATCGCTATCGCGTACTCAAAGAGGTAGTGAAAACTGCGCGTGGTAACCGTAAAGAGATGATTCAGCGCATCCACAGTGAAATTGAAGGTCGCTTGGGTGAGTTTGGGGTTTCTGCCCGTGTCTTTGGTCGTGAGAAGAATCTATTCTCCATCTACAACAAGATGAAAACCAAAGAGCAGCGCTTTCACACCATCATGGATATCTATGCCTTCCGCGTTGTCGTAGATAGCCCTGACGATTGTTACCGAGTGCTTGGTCAAGTCCATAGCTTATACAAGCCACGCCCAGGTCGCATGAAAGACTATATCGCGGTACCAAAAGCCAATGGCTACCAATCACTTCACACCTCAATGGTCGGCCCTCATGGCGTACCCGTTGAAGTTCAGATCCGTACAGAAGATATGGATCAAATGGCCGATAAAGGTGTCGCCGCGCACTGGTCTTATAAAGACAAAGGTGAACGCTCTGGCACGACTGCTCAAGTCAAAGCCCAGCGTTGGATGCAAAGCCTGCTTGAGTTACAACAAAGTGCGGGTAACTCGTTTGAGTTTATTGAAAACGTTAAGTCGGATCTGTTCCCAGATGAGATTTACGTCTTCACGCCAAAAGGTCGCATTGTGGAACTGCCTCTCGGCGCCACTGCTGTCGATTTTGCCTATGCTGTGCACACAGATGTGGGTAACTCCTGTGTTGGTGCTCGAGTCGACCGTCATCCATACCCTCTAAGTAAAGCTCTTAAGAACGGTCAAACTGTCGAGATCATTAGTGCACCAGGCGCGCGTCCAAATGCCGCATGGCTTAACTACGTGGTCACTTCACGTGCTCGTACCAAGATCCGTCAGGTTCTGAAAACCATGCGCCGCGAAGAGTCTGTTACGCTTGGCCGTCGCCTACTCAACCACGCACTTGGTCGTCACTCCATTGACTCTATCTACCCTGATAACATTCAAGAAGTACTGACAGACCTGCGCCTTGAGAGCGTCGATGACCTACTTGCAGCGATTGGTCTGGGTGAGTTGATGAGTATCGTTATCGCTCGTCGCCTACTCGGAGATACCGATGAACTGACAACCACCAGCTCCATTCCATCGGATTCGAATAAGAAACTTCCTATCCGTGGTGCTGAAGGTATTCTGCTGACGTTTGCCAACTGTTGTCACCCGATCCCAGATGATCACATTATTGCTCACGTCTCTCCGGGTCGTGGACTTGTGGTTCACCGTGAAACTTGCCCTAACGTACGTGGCTACCAAAAAGAGCCTGATAAGTACATGGCGGTTGATTGGTCAGAAGACTACGAGCAAGAGTTTATCTCAGAGCTCCAAGTTGATATGCAGAACCGACAAGGTGCACTGGCAGAACTGACTAACGTGATCTCGAAGACGGGCTCTAACATCCACGGTCTCTCAACAGAAGAGCGTGATGGTCGCTTGTACACAGTGACTGTTCTGCTGACAACGAAAGATCGCGTTCATTTAGCGGGCATCATGAAGCGTATTCGCGTTATGCCTGATGCGCTCAGAGTTCGCCGTCGCAAGCACTAA
- the slmA gene encoding nucleoid occlusion factor SlmA, which yields MAGTKKSNRKEEILQALAEMLESTDGASRITTAKLAKQVGVSEAALYRHFPSKARMFEGLIEFIEESLMSRINRILDEEKDTLVRIRMVMQLILAFAERNPGLTRILSGHALMFENERLRERINQLFERIETSLRQILRERKLREGKSFPVDEKILAAQLLGQVEGSLNRFVRSDFKYLPTANFDEYWSLLSAQIK from the coding sequence ATGGCTGGGACCAAGAAAAGCAATCGCAAAGAAGAAATACTACAAGCCCTCGCAGAAATGCTCGAGTCGACCGATGGCGCGTCACGGATAACAACAGCAAAACTTGCTAAGCAAGTTGGCGTATCTGAGGCCGCTCTTTATCGTCACTTCCCGAGCAAAGCTCGTATGTTTGAAGGATTAATCGAGTTTATTGAAGAGTCATTGATGTCACGCATCAACCGAATCTTAGATGAAGAGAAAGACACACTCGTGCGTATTCGCATGGTGATGCAATTGATACTGGCATTTGCAGAACGTAACCCTGGCCTGACTCGCATTCTCTCGGGCCATGCTCTAATGTTTGAAAATGAGCGCCTACGTGAGCGCATCAATCAACTGTTTGAACGTATAGAAACCTCTCTGCGCCAGATACTGCGTGAACGTAAGCTGCGTGAAGGTAAGTCCTTTCCTGTTGATGAAAAAATACTGGCTGCACAATTGCTGGGACAAGTTGAAGGAAGCCTAAACCGTTTTGTACGCTCTGACTTCAAATACCTTCCAACCGCCAATTTCGATGAATACTGGTCATTACTCAGTGCACAAATAAAGTAG
- the pyrE gene encoding orotate phosphoribosyltransferase — translation MKAYQREFIEFALEKEVLKFGEFTLKSGRKSPYFFNAGLFNTGRDLARLGRFYAAALADSGIDYDVLFGPAYKGIPIATTTAVALADHHDVDTPYCFNRKEAKDHGEGGNLVGSALEGRIMLVDDVITAGTAIRESMEIIKANGADLAGVLVAIDRQEKGKGELSAIQEVERDFGCAVISIVSLTDLITFLEEKGDNTEHLDAVKAYRAQYGI, via the coding sequence ATGAAAGCATACCAGCGTGAGTTTATTGAATTTGCACTAGAGAAAGAAGTTTTGAAGTTTGGCGAATTTACCCTGAAATCAGGTCGTAAAAGCCCATATTTCTTTAACGCTGGCTTGTTTAACACTGGTCGTGACCTAGCTCGTCTTGGTCGCTTTTACGCTGCTGCATTAGCGGATTCGGGTATTGATTATGATGTTCTATTTGGCCCTGCGTACAAAGGCATCCCAATTGCGACCACAACCGCAGTCGCTCTTGCGGATCACCATGATGTGGATACTCCATACTGTTTTAACCGTAAGGAGGCAAAAGACCACGGTGAAGGTGGCAACCTTGTGGGCAGTGCATTAGAAGGCCGTATCATGCTGGTTGATGATGTCATCACAGCGGGCACTGCCATTCGTGAGTCTATGGAGATCATCAAAGCGAACGGTGCTGATCTAGCGGGTGTGCTTGTTGCCATCGATCGTCAAGAAAAGGGCAAGGGTGAGCTATCCGCGATTCAAGAAGTTGAACGTGATTTTGGGTGTGCTGTTATTTCGATTGTCAGCCTGACAGACCTCATCACTTTCTTGGAAGAGAAAGGTGACAATACAGAACACCTAGATGCAGTTAAAGCTTATCGCGCGCAATACGGCATCTAG
- the gmk gene encoding guanylate kinase, whose protein sequence is MAKGTLYIVSAPSGAGKSSLISAMLETNPTYAMKVSVSHTTRGMRPGEQDGVHYHFVQKESFEELIEQGAFLEYAEVFGNYYGTSRPWIEENLDKGIDVFLDIDWQGARQIREQMPLAKSIFILPPSNGELERRLNARGQDSEAVIAKRMAEAKSEISHYNEYDYVIVNDDFDTALMDFKAIIRAERLKHDKQAAKYKGMLDALLSE, encoded by the coding sequence ATGGCAAAAGGTACTCTATACATTGTTTCGGCACCGAGTGGCGCAGGCAAATCTAGCCTTATTTCAGCAATGCTGGAAACAAACCCAACTTATGCCATGAAAGTATCCGTTTCTCATACAACTCGCGGTATGCGTCCTGGTGAACAAGATGGTGTTCACTACCACTTCGTGCAGAAAGAGAGCTTTGAAGAATTGATCGAGCAAGGCGCTTTCCTTGAGTACGCAGAAGTATTTGGTAACTACTACGGCACCTCACGCCCATGGATTGAAGAGAACCTAGATAAAGGTATCGACGTTTTTCTAGATATCGACTGGCAAGGCGCACGTCAGATCCGCGAGCAGATGCCTCTAGCAAAAAGCATCTTCATCCTACCGCCATCAAACGGTGAACTTGAGCGTCGCCTAAATGCGCGCGGTCAAGACAGTGAAGCGGTTATCGCTAAGCGTATGGCTGAGGCAAAATCAGAAATCTCACACTACAATGAATACGACTATGTCATTGTTAATGATGATTTTGATACGGCACTAATGGATTTTAAAGCAATCATTCGCGCAGAGCGTTTGAAGCATGATAAGCAAGCAGCAAAATATAAAGGCATGTTAGACGCTCTATTATCAGAGTAA
- the rpoZ gene encoding DNA-directed RNA polymerase subunit omega: MARVTVQDAVEKVGNRFDLVLIAARRARQMQTGGKDALVPEENDKTTVIALREIEEGLITKEVLDARERQEQQEQEAAELAAVSSIAHSR; the protein is encoded by the coding sequence ATGGCACGCGTAACTGTTCAAGACGCTGTTGAAAAAGTTGGTAACCGTTTCGACTTAGTTCTTATTGCGGCTCGCCGCGCTCGTCAAATGCAAACTGGTGGTAAAGATGCATTAGTGCCAGAAGAGAATGATAAGACAACGGTTATCGCTCTACGCGAAATCGAAGAAGGTCTTATCACGAAAGAAGTTCTAGATGCACGCGAGCGTCAAGAGCAACAAGAACAAGAAGCAGCAGAACTAGCAGCAGTAAGCAGCATTGCTCACAGCCGCTAA
- the coaBC gene encoding bifunctional phosphopantothenoylcysteine decarboxylase/phosphopantothenate--cysteine ligase CoaBC, which produces MSTLAGKNILLGISGGIAAYKCAELTRRLSERGAQVRVVMTNAAKEFITPLTMQAVSGHPVSDSLFDPAAEASMGHIELAKWADLVLLAPATADLIARLSAGMGNDLLTTLVLATEAPVAIAPAMNQQMYSNVATQENLATLTRRGVNIWGPAAGEQACGDVGPGRMLEPMQLVEHSEAFFAPKSLSGKTVTITAGPTREAIDPVRYISNHSSGKMGFALAEAAKSLGAEVNLIAGPVSLNTPKGVNCINVESAQQMFEASAQQAITSDIFIGCAAVADYRPETIADNKLKKVDGQDDMNIKMVKNPDIIAHVAGLSHHRPFTVGFAAETQDVEAYAKSKLERKNLDMICANDVSIAGQGFNSDNNAITAFWSDGKQSLSLESKQNIARQILTLIAEKL; this is translated from the coding sequence ATGTCGACTCTAGCTGGTAAAAATATTCTACTTGGCATCAGCGGCGGTATCGCAGCTTATAAGTGTGCAGAGCTTACCCGACGCCTTAGCGAACGCGGAGCTCAGGTGCGTGTTGTTATGACCAACGCGGCCAAAGAATTCATCACGCCATTAACGATGCAGGCCGTTTCTGGCCACCCGGTATCCGATAGCTTGTTTGACCCCGCAGCAGAAGCTTCTATGGGGCATATTGAGCTTGCCAAATGGGCAGACCTTGTCCTATTAGCTCCAGCCACTGCCGACCTCATCGCACGATTATCTGCTGGCATGGGCAACGATTTGCTTACGACACTGGTATTAGCGACAGAAGCACCAGTCGCGATTGCGCCAGCTATGAACCAGCAGATGTACAGCAATGTTGCTACACAAGAAAATCTAGCCACTTTGACACGTAGGGGCGTCAATATCTGGGGTCCGGCGGCGGGTGAACAAGCATGCGGTGATGTTGGCCCTGGGCGAATGCTTGAACCAATGCAGTTGGTCGAACACAGTGAGGCCTTCTTTGCCCCAAAGTCGCTAAGCGGTAAGACGGTAACGATTACTGCTGGACCAACTCGAGAAGCGATTGACCCCGTCCGCTACATCTCTAACCATAGCTCTGGGAAAATGGGCTTTGCATTAGCCGAAGCAGCGAAATCATTGGGTGCTGAGGTAAACCTGATAGCAGGCCCAGTATCACTCAATACACCTAAAGGTGTTAATTGCATTAATGTTGAATCTGCCCAACAAATGTTTGAGGCATCTGCACAACAGGCTATCACCTCTGACATCTTTATTGGTTGCGCAGCCGTTGCTGACTACCGCCCTGAAACAATTGCCGACAATAAGCTTAAGAAAGTGGACGGTCAGGACGATATGAATATTAAGATGGTGAAAAACCCTGACATCATTGCTCATGTTGCCGGTCTGAGTCATCACCGACCATTTACTGTTGGCTTTGCTGCAGAAACACAAGATGTTGAAGCCTACGCAAAGAGTAAACTGGAGCGAAAAAATCTCGATATGATATGTGCCAATGATGTCTCGATTGCCGGGCAAGGGTTTAACAGTGACAACAATGCCATCACAGCGTTCTGGTCTGATGGTAAGCAGTCACTATCACTAGAATCTAAGCAAAATATCGCACGACAGATCTTAACTCTGATCGCGGAAAAACTATAA
- a CDS encoding YicC/YloC family endoribonuclease — MIFSMTAYARKEVKGDWGTAIWEIRSVNQRYLETYFRMPEQFRGLEPVLRERFRKRLARGKVECALRFEANPAAKGELTINETLAKQVVDAANQIMAITGESSRLNPFQVMQWTGVMETPEQDMDAINITLLKAFDDALGEFIEARGREGENMKALINQRLEAITSEVTKVRARMPEILEWQRERLLGKFEDAKVDLDPTRVEQELILLAQKSDVAEELDRLDSHVKEATNILKKGGAVGRRLDFMMQEFNRESNTLASKSISTDITASGVELKVLIEQMREQIQNIE, encoded by the coding sequence ATGATTTTCAGTATGACGGCCTATGCTCGTAAAGAAGTAAAAGGCGATTGGGGTACCGCAATTTGGGAAATTCGTAGTGTTAACCAACGCTACCTTGAAACTTACTTTCGTATGCCAGAGCAGTTCCGTGGTTTAGAGCCTGTGCTTCGTGAGCGTTTCCGCAAGCGCCTTGCCCGAGGTAAAGTTGAGTGTGCACTGCGCTTTGAAGCAAACCCTGCGGCAAAAGGGGAGCTGACCATCAACGAAACTCTTGCAAAGCAGGTCGTTGATGCAGCAAACCAAATCATGGCGATTACAGGTGAAAGTAGCCGTCTGAATCCTTTTCAAGTAATGCAGTGGACAGGTGTTATGGAAACACCTGAGCAAGACATGGATGCCATCAACATAACTCTGCTTAAAGCATTTGATGATGCTCTAGGTGAGTTTATCGAAGCTCGTGGCCGAGAAGGCGAGAACATGAAGGCACTTATCAATCAGCGACTTGAAGCGATTACTTCTGAAGTCACTAAGGTACGCGCACGCATGCCTGAGATCCTAGAATGGCAACGCGAGCGCCTACTTGGTAAATTTGAAGATGCTAAAGTTGACCTAGACCCAACTCGAGTGGAGCAAGAGCTCATTCTTCTTGCACAAAAATCGGATGTAGCAGAAGAGCTCGACCGTTTAGACTCACATGTAAAAGAAGCGACGAATATACTGAAAAAAGGTGGGGCAGTTGGCCGCCGTCTTGACTTTATGATGCAAGAGTTCAATCGTGAGTCAAATACATTAGCTTCAAAATCAATCAGTACGGATATCACGGCTTCTGGGGTCGAACTGAAAGTTCTTATCGAACAAATGCGCGAGCAGATCCAGAATATTGAATAA
- the trmH gene encoding tRNA (guanosine(18)-2'-O)-methyltransferase TrmH: MNLERYNKIQQVFKSRQTDLTVCLEEVHKPNNVSAVIRTADATGLHKIHAVWPDPKMRTLSHTSAGARNWVEVDTHESTAEAIQCLKDQGMQVLVTNLSDTAVDFREIDYTKPTAIILGGEKYGASEEAKRLADQDIIIPMIGMVQSLNVSVASAVILYEAQRQRQAAGMYDKEESSVPAEDIHRTLFERGHPVLAKVAKRKGLAYPSLDEQGQIIADEAWWKEMQKGK; the protein is encoded by the coding sequence ATGAATCTAGAACGCTATAACAAAATCCAGCAAGTCTTCAAATCACGCCAAACTGACCTCACGGTTTGCCTTGAAGAGGTCCACAAACCCAACAATGTTTCAGCGGTAATCCGAACTGCTGATGCGACTGGGCTGCATAAAATCCATGCTGTTTGGCCTGATCCGAAAATGCGCACTCTGAGCCACACCTCTGCTGGTGCGAGAAACTGGGTTGAAGTGGATACACACGAAAGTACAGCAGAAGCGATCCAATGTTTGAAAGATCAAGGTATGCAGGTACTGGTGACGAACCTATCGGATACTGCCGTAGATTTTCGTGAGATTGATTATACCAAGCCAACCGCAATTATCCTGGGTGGTGAAAAGTATGGGGCTTCAGAGGAGGCCAAGCGCCTGGCTGACCAAGACATCATTATTCCTATGATAGGTATGGTGCAATCTCTTAATGTCTCTGTGGCAAGTGCGGTTATTTTGTATGAAGCTCAGCGTCAGCGCCAAGCTGCCGGCATGTACGACAAAGAAGAGAGCTCGGTGCCCGCAGAAGATATCCACCGCACCCTATTTGAGCGAGGCCACCCAGTATTAGCGAAAGTGGCGAAGCGTAAAGGACTCGCCTACCCTTCTCTTGATGAACAAGGTCAAATCATCGCTGACGAGGCATGGTGGAAAGAGATGCAAAAAGGTAAGTAA
- the lpxL gene encoding LpxL/LpxP family Kdo(2)-lipid IV(A) lauroyl/palmitoleoyl acyltransferase has protein sequence MDKSKYAAPQFSLSLLHPKNWGVWLGFGSLAIIVNLLPYALLLKLGKSLGRLGMRYGKKRVSVAKRNLELAFPDMDEQEREVLVIENFENTGLALIETGITWFWPTWRFKQLLIEKDISAVRQHAKSGKGVLLCCVHALNLEITARAFAVLGVPGYGAFRPHNNPAYNFIQYWGRTHNGNKLIDRKDVKYMIKILRQGERLFYLPDHDYGRNKSEFVPFFAVEDACTTTGTSILAYTSHCAIVPGSGFRNDNGKYEIMAEQSIEADYPQKDMKAAAAYMNKYVEMIILRAPSQWMWLHKRFKTMEDESAEKGSRYN, from the coding sequence ATGGATAAAAGTAAGTACGCCGCACCTCAATTCTCATTGTCACTATTGCACCCAAAAAACTGGGGAGTATGGCTAGGGTTTGGCTCTCTTGCCATCATAGTCAATTTACTCCCTTACGCCCTGCTGCTAAAACTTGGCAAAAGCTTAGGGCGTTTAGGTATGCGCTATGGAAAAAAACGCGTCAGCGTTGCAAAGCGCAATCTCGAACTTGCCTTCCCTGATATGGATGAACAGGAGCGCGAAGTACTCGTTATAGAAAACTTTGAGAACACCGGTCTAGCGCTCATTGAAACTGGCATCACTTGGTTTTGGCCAACTTGGCGCTTCAAACAACTGCTGATTGAAAAAGATATTTCAGCGGTCCGACAGCATGCTAAGAGCGGTAAAGGCGTCCTTCTATGCTGCGTGCATGCACTCAACCTAGAGATCACGGCAAGAGCATTTGCTGTGCTCGGTGTGCCTGGTTATGGCGCATTTCGCCCGCACAATAACCCCGCCTACAACTTCATTCAGTACTGGGGACGTACGCACAATGGTAATAAGCTGATCGACCGTAAAGACGTTAAGTACATGATCAAGATTTTGCGCCAAGGCGAACGCCTATTCTATCTGCCGGATCACGACTACGGTCGCAACAAATCAGAGTTCGTTCCATTCTTCGCGGTAGAGGATGCATGTACCACAACAGGGACGAGTATTCTTGCGTATACCAGCCACTGTGCCATTGTGCCAGGATCTGGTTTCCGTAACGACAATGGGAAATACGAAATAATGGCTGAGCAGTCAATTGAGGCAGACTACCCGCAAAAGGACATGAAGGCGGCAGCTGCGTACATGAACAAGTACGTTGAGATGATTATCCTACGCGCGCCATCCCAGTGGATGTGGCTACATAAGCGCTTCAAGACAATGGAAGATGAATCCGCCGAAAAAGGCAGTCGTTACAATTAG